In Megalopta genalis isolate 19385.01 chromosome 17, iyMegGena1_principal, whole genome shotgun sequence, a single genomic region encodes these proteins:
- the LOC117229820 gene encoding uncharacterized protein LOC117229820 isoform X1 encodes MSEIDAKVNMSLDEIIKMEKKEKKKKAGTANGKAGAKRTQGSTRGRSGLRGRGARVKRNIGTTKKEQPWQAGQNNNNVRGGFVRKRYKKNNGLTRSRSNLTLNQKSNTRGAFNVRRGRGNRFGLTRSRSRTNLTFTQGGFFTNNKTPLKRTNSLPNLRDPTSVHNRLGYQSPAQIAYRNRVKRAKQLLLQRQNQRLSLQNQFRVPQAGKSLLSLQQRSAIERRQQILTSQRRFTTGGLRSDQIARAQRRAQYEQKLMRLNSPRLSTNSNVNSMCTLGNEYTPSTHQRPLALAPSRNESAVNSLRQLPRGTGQEFRQGVQNSNVVVQIHRFIRQPTRNIPSLDTGADVDDRTFSELMYSISSNLGVTRRTLNDRFSS; translated from the exons ATGTCAGAGATTGACGCGAAAGTGAACATGTCGCTTG ATGAAATCATAAAGATGgagaaaaaggagaaaaagaaaaaggctGGGACCGCCAATGGCAAAGCAGGTGCGAAACGTACACAAGGAAGTACAAGAGGACGGAGTGGACTGAGAGGTAGAGGTGCAAGAGTTAAACGTAATATTGGAACTACTAAAAAAGAACAGCCATGGCAGGCTGGACAGAATAATAACAATGTGCGTGGAGGTTTTGTGAGAAAACGGTACAAGAAAAACAATGGTCTTACCAGATCACGAAGCAATTTAACATTGAATCAAAAGTCTAATACGCGAGGGGCTTTCAATGTTCGCCGTGGTCGAGGCAATAGATTTGGCCTGACTCGTAGTAGAAGTCGTACAAATTTGACTTTTACTCAAGGAGGATTTTTCACCAATAACAAAACACCGTTGAAAAGGACAAATAGTCTGCCGAATTTACGAGACCCAACTTCGGTCCATAATCGGCTGGGATATCAAAGTCCTGCTCAAATTGCTTATCGAAATCGTGTCAAGAGAGCAAAACAATTATTGTTACAAAGACAAAATCAAAGATTATCTTTGCAAAATCAGTTCAGA GTACCACAAGCAGGGAAGTCCTTGTTGTCGTTGCAACAAAGAAGCGCCATAGAGAGAAGACAACAGATTTTAACATCTCAACGTCGTTTTACTACTGGCGGATTGCGGTCAGATCAAATTGCCAGAGCACAGAGGCGTGCACAATATGAGCAGAAATTGATGAGACTAAA TTCTCCACGATTAAGTACTAATTCAAATGTGAACTCCATGTGTACGTTGGGAAATGAATATACTCCTAGCACGCATCAACGTCCGCTAGCTCTTGCACCGAGCCGAAACGAAAGCGCTGTAAACAGTTTGCGCCAGTTACCCAGAGGAACTGGACAGGAATTTAGACAGGGTGTACAAAATTCAAATGTG GTCGTTCAGATACATCGTTTTATTCGACAACCTACACGTAACATCCCGTCATTGGATACCGGAGCAGACGTCGATGATCGTACCTTCAGTGAACTCATGTACAGCATATCTTCGAACCTGGGCGTCACGAGAAGAACGTTAAACGATAGATTTAGTTCTTGA
- the LOC117229820 gene encoding uncharacterized protein LOC117229820 isoform X2 has translation MEKKEKKKKAGTANGKAGAKRTQGSTRGRSGLRGRGARVKRNIGTTKKEQPWQAGQNNNNVRGGFVRKRYKKNNGLTRSRSNLTLNQKSNTRGAFNVRRGRGNRFGLTRSRSRTNLTFTQGGFFTNNKTPLKRTNSLPNLRDPTSVHNRLGYQSPAQIAYRNRVKRAKQLLLQRQNQRLSLQNQFRVPQAGKSLLSLQQRSAIERRQQILTSQRRFTTGGLRSDQIARAQRRAQYEQKLMRLNSPRLSTNSNVNSMCTLGNEYTPSTHQRPLALAPSRNESAVNSLRQLPRGTGQEFRQGVQNSNVVVQIHRFIRQPTRNIPSLDTGADVDDRTFSELMYSISSNLGVTRRTLNDRFSS, from the exons ATGgagaaaaaggagaaaaagaaaaaggctGGGACCGCCAATGGCAAAGCAGGTGCGAAACGTACACAAGGAAGTACAAGAGGACGGAGTGGACTGAGAGGTAGAGGTGCAAGAGTTAAACGTAATATTGGAACTACTAAAAAAGAACAGCCATGGCAGGCTGGACAGAATAATAACAATGTGCGTGGAGGTTTTGTGAGAAAACGGTACAAGAAAAACAATGGTCTTACCAGATCACGAAGCAATTTAACATTGAATCAAAAGTCTAATACGCGAGGGGCTTTCAATGTTCGCCGTGGTCGAGGCAATAGATTTGGCCTGACTCGTAGTAGAAGTCGTACAAATTTGACTTTTACTCAAGGAGGATTTTTCACCAATAACAAAACACCGTTGAAAAGGACAAATAGTCTGCCGAATTTACGAGACCCAACTTCGGTCCATAATCGGCTGGGATATCAAAGTCCTGCTCAAATTGCTTATCGAAATCGTGTCAAGAGAGCAAAACAATTATTGTTACAAAGACAAAATCAAAGATTATCTTTGCAAAATCAGTTCAGA GTACCACAAGCAGGGAAGTCCTTGTTGTCGTTGCAACAAAGAAGCGCCATAGAGAGAAGACAACAGATTTTAACATCTCAACGTCGTTTTACTACTGGCGGATTGCGGTCAGATCAAATTGCCAGAGCACAGAGGCGTGCACAATATGAGCAGAAATTGATGAGACTAAA TTCTCCACGATTAAGTACTAATTCAAATGTGAACTCCATGTGTACGTTGGGAAATGAATATACTCCTAGCACGCATCAACGTCCGCTAGCTCTTGCACCGAGCCGAAACGAAAGCGCTGTAAACAGTTTGCGCCAGTTACCCAGAGGAACTGGACAGGAATTTAGACAGGGTGTACAAAATTCAAATGTG GTCGTTCAGATACATCGTTTTATTCGACAACCTACACGTAACATCCCGTCATTGGATACCGGAGCAGACGTCGATGATCGTACCTTCAGTGAACTCATGTACAGCATATCTTCGAACCTGGGCGTCACGAGAAGAACGTTAAACGATAGATTTAGTTCTTGA